Proteins encoded together in one Zonotrichia leucophrys gambelii isolate GWCS_2022_RI chromosome 1, RI_Zleu_2.0, whole genome shotgun sequence window:
- the LOC135442976 gene encoding cell cycle control protein 50C-like isoform X2, giving the protein MKNKTSVVPREGEAQPSRCPDNSAFKQQRLPAWKPQLTIGSVLSSFFLTGAFCLTVGVCLVLSANSVREVQVDYSDKCSNCSKLRENSSNWNKECHCSINFTLKEDILGDVFMYYGLQNFYQNHRRYVKSRSDAQLLGRNVNIQRSYCAPFSTYRNGTPMAPCGAIANSMFNDTIDLFYNYNSSVIQVPLLKTGNSWWTDKNVKFRNPESSNLSAAFAGTARPPYWQKPAYLLDEEDERNNGYVNDDFIVWMRVSAFATFRNLYRRLRRVRRFAEGLPAGNYTFRISYNFPVTKFKGRKHVILSTVVWSGGSNPFLGIAYLVSGTAATLAGFVITAIHLKLRKKKTYFQKQ; this is encoded by the exons atgaaaaacaagacAAGTGTTGTTCCCAGAGAAGGAGAAGCCCAACCTTCCAGGTGTCCAGATAACAGTGCATTCAAacagcagaggctgccagcTTGGAAGCCCCAGCTCACCATTGGATCTGTGCTCTCCAGCTTCTTTCTGACAGGGGCATTCTGCCTCACTGTGGGAGTCTGCCTTGTTCTGTCTGCAAACAGCGTCAGAGAAGTACAGGTTG ATTATTCAGATAAATGCTCAAATTGTTCAAAGCTCCGTGAAAACTCCTCTAACTGGAATAAGGAATGCCACTGTTCTATTAATTTCACGCTAAAGGAAGATATATTG GGTGATGTTTTTATGTACTATGGTCTGCAAAACTTCTATCAAAACCACCGTCGGTATGTGAAATCAAGAAGTGACGCGCAGCTGTTGGGCCGAAATGTAAAT ATCCAGAGGAGCTACTGCGCGCCCTTCAGCACCTACAGGAACGGGACCCCGATGGCGCCGTGCGGGGCCATTGCCAACAGCATGTTCAATG ATACTATTGATCTGTTTTATAATTATAACTCATCTGTGATTCAAGTGCCACTGCTGAAGACTGGAAACAGTTGGTGGACAGACAAAAATGTGAAGTTTCGCAATCCTGAGTCATCCAATCTCTCTGCTGCATTTGCAG GCACAGCCAGACCTCCTTACTGGCAGAAGCCAGCGTACCTGTTGGACGAGGAAGATGAGAGGAACAATGGTTATGTGAACGATGACTTCATTGTCTGGATGAGAGTGTCGGCCTTTGCCACCTTCCGGAATCTCTACCGGCGCCTCAGACGTGTTCGGCGCTTTGCTGAGGGCCTGCCAGCAGGGAATTACACTTTCAGGATTTCCTACA ATTTCCCTGTTACCAAATTCAAGGGGAGGAAGCACGTGATTCTTTCAACCGTGGTGTGGAGTGGTGGAAGTAACCCATTCCTGGGAATTGCCTACCTGGtttctggcacagcagcaaCCCTGGCAGGTTTTGTCATAACTGCCATCCACTTAAAGctcaggaagaagaaaacataCTTTCAGAAGCAGTAA
- the LOC135442976 gene encoding cell cycle control protein 50C-like isoform X1 has protein sequence MKNKTSVVPREGEAQPSRCPDNSAFKQQRLPAWKPQLTIGSVLSSFFLTGAFCLTVGVCLVLSANSVREVQIDYSDKCSNCSKLRENSSNWNKECHCSINFTLKEDILGDVFMYYGLQNFYQNHRRYVKSRSDAQLLGRNVNIQRSYCAPFSTYRNGTPMAPCGAIANSMFNDTIDLFYNYNSSVIQVPLLKTGNSWWTDKNVKFRNPESSNLSAAFAGTARPPYWQKPAYLLDEEDERNNGYVNDDFIVWMRVSAFATFRNLYRRLRRVRRFAEGLPAGNYTFRISYNFPVTKFKGRKHVILSTVVWSGGSNPFLGIAYLVSGTAATLAGFVITAIHLKLRKKKTYFQKQ, from the exons atgaaaaacaagacAAGTGTTGTTCCCAGAGAAGGAGAAGCCCAACCTTCCAGGTGTCCAGATAACAGTGCATTCAAacagcagaggctgccagcTTGGAAGCCCCAGCTCACCATTGGATCTGTGCTCTCCAGCTTCTTTCTGACAGGGGCATTCTGCCTCACTGTGGGAGTCTGCCTTGTTCTGTCTGCAAACAGCGTCAGAGAAGTACAG ATAGATTATTCAGATAAATGCTCAAATTGTTCAAAGCTCCGTGAAAACTCCTCTAACTGGAATAAGGAATGCCACTGTTCTATTAATTTCACGCTAAAGGAAGATATATTG GGTGATGTTTTTATGTACTATGGTCTGCAAAACTTCTATCAAAACCACCGTCGGTATGTGAAATCAAGAAGTGACGCGCAGCTGTTGGGCCGAAATGTAAAT ATCCAGAGGAGCTACTGCGCGCCCTTCAGCACCTACAGGAACGGGACCCCGATGGCGCCGTGCGGGGCCATTGCCAACAGCATGTTCAATG ATACTATTGATCTGTTTTATAATTATAACTCATCTGTGATTCAAGTGCCACTGCTGAAGACTGGAAACAGTTGGTGGACAGACAAAAATGTGAAGTTTCGCAATCCTGAGTCATCCAATCTCTCTGCTGCATTTGCAG GCACAGCCAGACCTCCTTACTGGCAGAAGCCAGCGTACCTGTTGGACGAGGAAGATGAGAGGAACAATGGTTATGTGAACGATGACTTCATTGTCTGGATGAGAGTGTCGGCCTTTGCCACCTTCCGGAATCTCTACCGGCGCCTCAGACGTGTTCGGCGCTTTGCTGAGGGCCTGCCAGCAGGGAATTACACTTTCAGGATTTCCTACA ATTTCCCTGTTACCAAATTCAAGGGGAGGAAGCACGTGATTCTTTCAACCGTGGTGTGGAGTGGTGGAAGTAACCCATTCCTGGGAATTGCCTACCTGGtttctggcacagcagcaaCCCTGGCAGGTTTTGTCATAACTGCCATCCACTTAAAGctcaggaagaagaaaacataCTTTCAGAAGCAGTAA